In Terriglobales bacterium, the genomic stretch CTACGAGGGCGCGCCACGGCACCCGGTGTTCGTCGCGCTGCGCGAGACGGTGCGCGAGCTCGATGTGCCCAAGCAGCCCTTCGCCGACCTGCTCGTCGCCTTCCGCAGCGACCAGCGGACCTCGCGCTATGAGACCTTCGCGCACGTGTTGCACTACTGCCGCTACTCCGCGAATCCCGTCGGGCGGCTGGTGCTCTACCTCTGTGGGTATCGCGACGCCGAGCGCCAGCAGCTCTCCGACCACACCTGCACCGCGCTCCAGCTCGCCAACTTCTGGCAGGACGTGCACCGCGACTTCCTCAAGGGGCGCATCTACCTGCCGCTCGAGGACCTGCGCAAGTACAAGGTCTCGGAAGACGACATCGCGCAGCGCCGCGCCACGCCGCAGTTCTTGGAGATGATGAGGTTCGAAGTGCTGCGTGCGCGCGAGTGGTTCGAGCGCGGCCTGCCGCTGGCCGGCATGGTCGACAAGGAGCTCGCCACCGACATCGAGCTCTTCACCCGCGGCGGCCAGGAGATCCTGAACGCCATCGAGCGCCAGGGCTTCGACGTCCTGAAGCAGCGCCCGGTCATCTCCAAGCCGCGCAAGCTCTCGCTCGTCTTCCGAGCGGGCGCGAGGAAGCTTTTCGCGTGAGCGTGCAGAACCAGCTCGACCACGCCTACGCCATCTGCCGCGGCGTCACGCGGACCTCCGCCAAGAATTTCTTCTACGCCTTCCTCGTTCTCCCGAAAGAGAAGCGCAACGCGCTGTGCGCTGTGTACGCCTTCATGCGGCACGCCGACGACCTCTCCGACGACGCGGCGCTTCCTGTGGAAGAGCGCTGGAACAAGCTCCAGGACTGGCGCGAGCAGTTTCACCTCGCGATGCAGGGCCGCCCCACCGACGACCCCGTCCTGCTCGCACTCGCCGACGCGCAACGGCGCTTCCACATCCCGCTCGAGCTGTTCGACCAGCTGGTGCAGGGCACGCTGATGGATCTGAAGCAGTCGACCTCGGGGCCGCTCACGTTCGCGACCTTCGACGACCTCGCGCGCTACTGCTACCACGTCGCCTCGGTCGTCGGGCTCATCACCATCAAGATCTTCGGCTACCGCGACCCCAAGGCGGAGCCGCTCGCCGAGCGCACCGGCATCGCGTTCCAGCTCACCAACATCATCCGCGACGTGCGGGAAGACGCCCTGCTCGGCCGCGTCTACCTGCCGCAGGAGGACCTGGCGCGCTTCGGCCGGCAGGCGGGCGAGCTCGCGCCCGAGCGGCTCGCCAACGGCTTCCAGCCCGCCGGCTGGGCGGATATCCTGCGCTTCGAAGCCGATCGCGCCCGCGAGTTCTACCGCGCCGCCGACGAGCTCATCCCGCTCATCGACGAAGACTGCCAGCCCGCCCTCTGGACGCTCGTCACCATCTACCGCAGCCTGCTCGACAAGATCGCGCTGCGCCAG encodes the following:
- the hpnC gene encoding squalene synthase HpnC, which encodes MSAQADIGFAGLPASYAIPEQAPSLAEALRYCERLARSHYENFSVATFFLPKRLRQHFFNLYAYCRISDDLGDEVADKREALRLLDEWEGELNACYEGAPRHPVFVALRETVRELDVPKQPFADLLVAFRSDQRTSRYETFAHVLHYCRYSANPVGRLVLYLCGYRDAERQQLSDHTCTALQLANFWQDVHRDFLKGRIYLPLEDLRKYKVSEDDIAQRRATPQFLEMMRFEVLRAREWFERGLPLAGMVDKELATDIELFTRGGQEILNAIERQGFDVLKQRPVISKPRKLSLVFRAGARKLFA
- a CDS encoding phytoene/squalene synthase family protein is translated as MSVQNQLDHAYAICRGVTRTSAKNFFYAFLVLPKEKRNALCAVYAFMRHADDLSDDAALPVEERWNKLQDWREQFHLAMQGRPTDDPVLLALADAQRRFHIPLELFDQLVQGTLMDLKQSTSGPLTFATFDDLARYCYHVASVVGLITIKIFGYRDPKAEPLAERTGIAFQLTNIIRDVREDALLGRVYLPQEDLARFGRQAGELAPERLANGFQPAGWADILRFEADRAREFYRAADELIPLIDEDCQPALWTLVTIYRSLLDKIALRQYDVFQERVRLTVPEKVKILTKGFVRRLA